A single Cnuibacter physcomitrellae DNA region contains:
- the nadB gene encoding L-aspartate oxidase produces the protein MSIRRGLASRVVVVGSGAAGLVTALELLRRSPDVSVTVVTKGSLSDGNTRYAQGGIAAAVMPGDSVSSHVSDTLAAGAGLSDAEAVRVLCSEGPAAITELVRWGVDFDRVSGTGSGSGSAAPFDAGLEGAHSHHRILHAGGDATGAAIELALVRAALAAASGGRDARLEIVEHAFLLDLIAVDGAVSGVRLLIGGVVREIAADAVVLATGGLGQLYPHTTNPAVTTGDGAAAALRAGAVLEDVEFVQFHPTALAVPGSFLVSEAVRGDGAVLVNATGERFMRHAHPLAELAPRDVVARAIAAQMAAGSPVFLDATSLGRDELARRFPTIDAASRAAGFDWAAEPLPVAPAAHYWMGGVATDLAARTSLPGLYAVGEVARTGVHGANRLASNSLLEAVVFGRRAAAALAGAAAEPWGGASGAAVRSVAGPALSREDLHGWMWSAAGLHRSAGPLAAAFEALAPSATDELDAPRGFATVEELETENLHLLGAAVVHSALAREESRGAHFRSDFPDTDPELARPLPITLDSLTTALHPLRH, from the coding sequence ATGAGCATCCGACGGGGGCTCGCCTCGCGTGTGGTCGTCGTGGGCTCGGGGGCGGCCGGTCTGGTCACGGCGCTCGAGCTGCTGCGGCGGTCGCCGGACGTCTCGGTGACGGTGGTCACGAAGGGCTCGTTGTCGGACGGCAACACGCGGTACGCCCAGGGCGGGATCGCCGCCGCGGTGATGCCCGGCGACAGCGTGTCGTCGCACGTCAGCGACACCCTCGCGGCGGGGGCCGGGCTCTCGGATGCGGAGGCCGTGCGCGTGCTCTGCTCGGAGGGGCCGGCCGCCATCACCGAGCTGGTGCGGTGGGGGGTCGACTTCGATCGGGTCTCCGGTACGGGTTCTGGTTCTGGTTCTGCCGCCCCGTTCGATGCGGGCTTGGAGGGGGCGCACTCGCACCACCGGATCCTGCACGCCGGCGGCGACGCGACGGGGGCGGCGATCGAGCTCGCGCTCGTGCGGGCGGCGCTCGCGGCGGCGTCCGGCGGGCGGGACGCGCGGCTGGAGATCGTGGAGCACGCGTTCCTCCTCGACCTGATCGCGGTCGACGGCGCCGTGTCGGGCGTGCGTCTGCTCATCGGCGGCGTGGTGCGGGAGATCGCAGCCGACGCCGTGGTGCTCGCGACCGGCGGGCTCGGACAGCTCTACCCGCACACCACGAACCCCGCGGTCACCACGGGCGACGGCGCTGCGGCCGCGCTGCGGGCGGGGGCCGTGCTCGAGGACGTCGAGTTCGTGCAGTTCCACCCCACCGCCCTCGCGGTGCCGGGGTCGTTCCTCGTGTCGGAGGCGGTGCGCGGAGACGGCGCCGTCCTCGTGAACGCGACGGGGGAGCGGTTCATGCGCCACGCGCATCCACTCGCCGAGCTCGCCCCGCGTGACGTCGTCGCCCGGGCCATCGCCGCGCAGATGGCGGCGGGCTCGCCCGTCTTCCTCGACGCCACCTCGCTCGGTCGCGACGAGCTGGCGCGCCGCTTCCCCACGATCGACGCCGCCTCGCGCGCGGCGGGCTTCGACTGGGCCGCCGAACCGCTGCCGGTGGCCCCCGCCGCGCACTACTGGATGGGCGGGGTCGCCACCGACCTCGCCGCCCGCACGTCTCTGCCCGGCCTGTACGCCGTGGGCGAGGTCGCGCGCACGGGCGTGCACGGGGCCAACCGCCTCGCGTCGAACTCGCTGCTCGAGGCCGTGGTGTTCGGCCGCCGTGCCGCGGCCGCGCTGGCCGGCGCGGCTGCGGAGCCGTGGGGTGGCGCGTCTGGTGCTGCGGTCCGCTCCGTGGCGGGGCCCGCACTGTCGCGCGAGGATCTGCACGGGTGGATGTGGTCTGCCGCCGGACTCCACCGCTCGGCCGGGCCGCTCGCTGCGGCGTTCGAGGCGCTGGCGCCGTCCGCGACCGACGAGCTCGACGCCCCTCGTGGGTTCGCCACCGTCGAGGAGCTCGAGACCGAGAACCTCCACCTGCTCGGCGCTGCCGTGGTGCACAGCGCCCTGGCCCGGGAGGAGTCGCGGGGCGCCCACTTCCGCAGCGACTTCCCGGACACCGACCCCGAGCTCGCCCGCCCCCTCCCCATCACCCTCGACTCCCTCACCACAGCACTGCACCCCCTCCGCCACTGA
- the nadA gene encoding quinolinate synthase NadA — protein sequence MTNPLTLSIDDEIQLIASGVHAPGAVASSGETCAPELADGPWSIDVLPLPTYGPGASMADPIPAETPRQGVLPEEYRLASKAELDQRILAAKDTLGERVVVLGHFYQRDEVVKYADFVGDSFQLANAAKTRPDAEAIVFCGVHFMAETADILAQPEQRVILPNLAAGCSMADMADIDSVEEAWEQLMELYADETADDGRAPIIPVTYMNSSAALKGFCGRHGGIVCTSSNAATVLQWAFERGRRVLFFPDQHLGRNTAKAMGVPLERMPMWNPRKPLGGNTDDELLDAQVILWHGFCSVHKRFSVAQIERARAEHPDVRVIVHPECPMPVVDAADEYGSTDYIVKAIGAAPAGSTFAIGTEINLVQRLANQYPQHRIFCLDDVICPCSTMYRIHPGYLAWVLEELVAGRVVNEITVGDDVAVPARVALERMLAARP from the coding sequence ATGACCAACCCGCTCACGCTCTCGATCGACGACGAGATCCAGCTCATCGCCTCCGGTGTGCACGCGCCGGGCGCGGTCGCCTCCTCCGGCGAGACCTGTGCGCCCGAGCTCGCCGACGGGCCCTGGTCGATCGATGTCCTCCCGCTGCCCACGTACGGCCCGGGCGCGAGCATGGCCGACCCCATCCCGGCCGAGACCCCGCGCCAGGGTGTCCTCCCGGAGGAGTACAGGCTGGCCTCGAAGGCCGAGCTCGACCAGCGCATCCTGGCGGCCAAGGACACGCTCGGCGAGCGCGTCGTGGTGCTCGGGCACTTCTACCAGCGCGACGAGGTCGTGAAGTACGCCGACTTCGTCGGCGACTCGTTCCAGCTCGCCAATGCGGCCAAGACCCGGCCCGATGCCGAAGCGATCGTCTTCTGCGGCGTGCACTTCATGGCTGAGACCGCCGACATCCTGGCGCAGCCTGAGCAGCGGGTGATCCTGCCGAACCTCGCCGCGGGATGCTCGATGGCCGACATGGCCGACATCGACTCGGTCGAGGAGGCATGGGAACAGCTCATGGAGCTCTACGCCGACGAGACGGCGGACGATGGCCGGGCTCCGATCATCCCCGTCACCTACATGAACTCGTCGGCCGCGCTGAAGGGCTTCTGCGGCCGCCACGGCGGCATCGTGTGCACCTCGTCGAACGCCGCGACCGTGCTGCAGTGGGCGTTCGAGCGCGGTCGTCGTGTGCTGTTCTTCCCCGACCAGCACCTCGGTCGCAACACCGCGAAGGCGATGGGCGTCCCGCTCGAGCGGATGCCGATGTGGAATCCGCGGAAGCCCCTGGGCGGCAACACCGACGACGAGCTCCTCGACGCCCAGGTCATCCTCTGGCACGGGTTCTGCTCGGTGCACAAGCGCTTCTCGGTGGCGCAGATCGAGCGGGCGCGGGCCGAGCATCCCGACGTGCGGGTGATCGTGCACCCCGAGTGCCCGATGCCCGTCGTCGACGCGGCCGACGAGTACGGCTCGACCGACTACATCGTGAAGGCGATCGGCGCTGCCCCGGCCGGGTCGACGTTCGCGATCGGCACGGAGATCAACCTCGTGCAGCGCCTCGCGAACCAGTACCCGCAGCACCGCATCTTCTGCCTCGACGACGTGATCTGCCCCTGCTCGACGATGTACCGCATCCACCCCGGATACCTCGCCTGGGTCCTCGAGGAGCTGGTCGCCGGACGCGTGGTCAACGAGATCACGGTCGGCGACGACGTGGCGGTGCCCGCGCGCGTGGCGCTCGAGCGGATGCTCGCGGCCCGGCCATGA
- a CDS encoding NUDIX hydrolase — protein MTEHTTREAMVIAVSTVIFALRSGEAESDHDPARPGLWLPLVRRIRPPFEGQWALPGGPLRRDEDLEAAAARTLQATTALEPSYLEQLYAFGTLDRAPASASERVVSIVYWALVDSEEATRAAETENVHWFSADDLPDLAFDHDVIIEYALWRLRNKVEYARIAHAFLGDTFTLAQLREVHEAILGRTLDPANFRRQIEAGNTIVPTGKRVTGTSYRPPKLYRYNQAIEPVDRGPLGSSARRRPSSDGAEASAGPPDSAG, from the coding sequence GTGACGGAGCACACGACTCGTGAGGCGATGGTCATCGCCGTGTCGACCGTGATCTTCGCGCTGCGCTCCGGCGAGGCCGAGTCGGATCACGACCCGGCGCGGCCGGGTCTCTGGCTGCCGCTGGTGCGCCGCATCCGCCCGCCGTTCGAGGGGCAGTGGGCGCTGCCCGGCGGTCCGCTGCGTCGCGACGAGGACCTCGAGGCCGCCGCCGCGCGCACGCTGCAGGCCACCACGGCCCTCGAGCCGAGCTACCTCGAGCAGCTCTACGCGTTCGGCACCCTCGACCGGGCGCCCGCCAGCGCCAGCGAGCGCGTCGTCTCGATCGTGTACTGGGCGCTCGTCGACTCGGAGGAGGCCACCCGAGCCGCCGAGACGGAGAACGTGCACTGGTTCTCGGCCGACGACCTCCCCGATCTCGCCTTCGACCACGACGTCATCATCGAGTACGCGCTCTGGCGCCTGCGCAACAAGGTCGAGTACGCCCGCATCGCGCACGCGTTCCTCGGCGACACGTTCACCCTCGCCCAGCTGCGGGAGGTGCACGAGGCGATCCTCGGGCGCACGCTCGACCCGGCGAACTTCCGCCGGCAGATCGAGGCGGGCAACACGATCGTCCCGACCGGCAAGCGCGTGACCGGAACCAGCTACCGTCCGCCGAAGCTCTACCGCTACAACCAGGCGATCGAGCCCGTGGACCGGGGTCCGCTCGGCAGCAGCGCGAGGCGACGACCGTCCTCCGACGGCGCCGAGGCCTCCGCCGGGCCGCCGGACTCCGCGGGCTGA